One Tenebrio molitor chromosome 2, icTenMoli1.1, whole genome shotgun sequence genomic region harbors:
- the LOC138124800 gene encoding uncharacterized protein isoform X2 has translation MPRKVVICLVILLSLLHTSKYYINGLKCELKGMVNNRVQCVLHDRGINAEEAAENINGSLSWIRNIRKADEKVDLNEKKYPTGLDCNKTFYKGDILDDFKNHIRSTVPVARWCGEGGGETAMSYDDLGSFMSKRVNMNLSTMVY, from the exons ATGCCAAGGAAAGTTGTAATTTGTTTGGTAATACTACTGTCTTTGCTACACACCTCCAAGTACTATATTAACGGACTTAAATGTGAATTAAAAG GAATGGTAAATAACAGAGTTCAATGTGTACTTCATGACAGAGGAATAAACGCCGAAGAAGCAGCCGAAAATATAAACGGTAGTCTAAGTTGGATCAGAAATATAAGAAAAGCAGACGAAAAAGTTGATCTCAATGAAAAGAAATATCCTACTGGGTTAGACTgcaacaaaacattttataaagGAGATATTCTGGATGACTTTAAAAATCACATCCGCTCGACCGTGCCAG ttGCTAGGTGGTGTGGAGAAGGGGGCGGAGAGACGGCAATGTCGTATGACGATTTAGGATCATTT ATGTCAAAGAGAGTAAATATGAACTTGTCAACAATGGTTTATTAA
- the Rs1 gene encoding probable ATP-dependent RNA helicase DDX27 has product MMQKTINLIRTIDEDEEVEYFSEESDTEVDFQPSKQKNKQKADFDTDFQFVSSVEDYNKDSWNDLSKYVKRKAKTKTDDKIKNVLHANQNEDTTDKWDSDVSLSDDELKHDKIKIKEKRKVQELKTEFFDNADVDTDNASFYQMNLSRPLLKAIAEMKFVHPTPIQASTIPVALLGRDICGCAATGTGKTAAYMLPTLERLLYRPSGGTSVTRVLVLVPVRELGVQVYQVTKQLAQFTNVQIGLAVGGLDLTSQETILRKNPDIVIATPGRLIDHLKGTPTFGLDSIEILILDEADRMLDEYFAEQMKEIIKQCSRTRQTMLFSATMTEEVESLAAVSLVKPVRLFVDSNRDVAYNLRQEFLRIRSEKESDREPILAALVCRTFRERCMIFVQTKKQAHRIHILLGLLGLKVGELHGNLTQAQRLDSLEKFKESQIDILVATDVAARGLDIEKVQTVINFTMPATIEHYNHRVGRTARAGRAGVSVSLAGEQERKIVKEVVKWAKNPVKSRVIPPDILEKYKNKLEKLEPQIEKILQEEYEERLLAKAENQAKKAEKLLKGETNNVVRPWFQTKKQRKEEKERLSVKQDCASKKSSNKRKKSNFMDDLWDTSQKNAKKLRYEANSAKKGKQKTRNKVYGKPKQKKKK; this is encoded by the exons ATGATGCAGAAAACCATCAATCTGATTCGAACAATCGACGAAGATGAAGAAGTGGAATATTTTTCGGAAGAATCAGATACAGAAGTAGAC tttcAGCCATCCaaacagaaaaataaacagaaagCCGATTTTGACACAGATTTTCAGTTTGTAAGTTCCGTAGAAGATTACAATAAGGACTCATGGAATGACTTGTCCAAGTATGTAAAGAGAAAAGCTAAAACAAAGACTgacgataaaattaaaaatgtacttcATGCAAATCAAAATGAAGATACAACTGACAAATGGGATTCTGACGTTTCTTTGTCTGATGATGAACTAAAACAtgacaaaatcaaaatcaagGAGAAAAGGAAAGTACAAGAGTTAAAAacagagttttttgataatgCAGATGTAGATACAGATAATGCTAGTTTTTATCAGATGAATTTGTCCAGACCGTTGCTAAAGGCAATAgcggaaatgaaatttgtacaTCCAACTCCGATACAGGCTTCAACTATTCCAGTAGCTCTACTTGGACGTGATATTTGTGGCTGCGCTGCCACAGGTACTGGAAAAACGGCCGCTTACATGTTGCCAACATTAGAGCGGCTTCTGTACAGACCTTCTGGTGGTACTTCTGTGACTCGAGTGCTTGTTTTGGTTCCTGTTCGAGAGTTGGGAGTCCAAGTTTATCAAGTCACCAAACAGCTAGCTCAGTTTACCAATGTCCAAATTGGATTGGCTGTTGGGGGTTTAGATTTGACATCTCAAGAAaccattttgagaaaaaatccCGACATAGTAATAGCGACGCCTGGGAGGTTGATTGATCATTTAAAAGGGACACCAACATTTGGGTTAGATTCCATTGAAATTCTGATTTTGGACGAAGCAGATCGTATGCTGGATGAATACTTCGCTGAACAGATGAAAGAGATTATAAAACAATGCTCGAGAACGAGGCAAACTATGTTATTTTCGGCGACAATGACTGAAGAAGTTGAGAGTTTGGCGGCAGTTTCGCTTGTCAAGCCAGTTCGATTGTTTGTTGACAGTAATCGTGATGTAGCATATAACCTCAGACAAGAATTCTTGAGGATCAGGTCAGAGAAGGAAAGTGACCGTGAACCCATACTAGCCGCCTTGGTGTGCAGGACATTTCGAGAGCGCTGTATGATTTTTGTGCAGACAAAGAAGCAAGCTCATCGGATTCACATTCTTTTGGGTCTTTTAGGCCTCAAAGTAGGGGAATTACACGGAAATTTGACCCAAGCCCAGCGGTTGGACTCCTTGGAGAAGTTCAAAGAGTCACAAATTGATATTTTGGTGGCTACAGATGTTGCGGCTAGAGGCTTAGATATAGAGAAAGTCCAGACTGTTATCAACTTCACGATGCCAGCAACTATAGAACATTACAACCATCGTGTCGGACGAACGGCAAGAGCGGGTCGTGCTGGAGTGTCCGTAAGTTTAGCAGGGgaacaagaaagaaaaatcgtGAAAGAGGTGGTAAAGTGGGCTAAGAATCCAGTCAAAAGCCGAGTCATCCCACCAGATATCctagaaaaatacaaaaacaaattggaGAAACTTGAACCGCAAATCGAGAAGATTCTTCAGGAGGAATATGAAGAGAGACTTTTAGCGAAAGCCGAAAATCAGGCGAAAAAAGCTGAGAAATTACTCAAAGGTGAAACAAATAACGTGGTCAGACCTTGGTTCCAAACCAAAAAGCAaaggaaagaagaaaaagagaGACTCAGTGTTAAACAAGATTGCGCTTCAAAAAAATCCAGTAACAAacgtaaaaaatcaaatttcatgGATGATCTGTGGGATACGTCACAAAAGAACGCGAAAAAACTCAGATATGAGGCCAATTCGGCGAAGAAAGGGAAGCAAAAAACACGTAATAAAGTTTATGGAAAGCcgaaacagaagaaaaaaaaatga
- the LOC138124800 gene encoding phospholipase A2-like isoform X1: MPRKVVICLVILLSLLHTSKYYINGLKCELKGMVNNRVQCVLHDRGINAEEAAENINGSLSWIRNIRKADEKVDLNEKKYPTGLDCNKTFYKGDILDDFKNHIRSTVPVARWCGEGGGETAMSYDDLGSFVRLDNCCKKHETCVSVIDVKESKYELVNNGLLKRFHCSCEKEFHACLKDVNSVLSNKIGFTYFTIFGPQCFREDDPIINCSKKEHDRCLEYEYERNKEKQYQWFDAPIY, translated from the exons ATGCCAAGGAAAGTTGTAATTTGTTTGGTAATACTACTGTCTTTGCTACACACCTCCAAGTACTATATTAACGGACTTAAATGTGAATTAAAAG GAATGGTAAATAACAGAGTTCAATGTGTACTTCATGACAGAGGAATAAACGCCGAAGAAGCAGCCGAAAATATAAACGGTAGTCTAAGTTGGATCAGAAATATAAGAAAAGCAGACGAAAAAGTTGATCTCAATGAAAAGAAATATCCTACTGGGTTAGACTgcaacaaaacattttataaagGAGATATTCTGGATGACTTTAAAAATCACATCCGCTCGACCGTGCCAG ttGCTAGGTGGTGTGGAGAAGGGGGCGGAGAGACGGCAATGTCGTATGACGATTTAGGATCATTTGTACGGTTAGATAATTGTTGTAAAAAACACGAAACATGTGTTTCCGTCATAGATGTCAAAGAGAGTAAATATGAACTTGTCAACAATGGTTTATTAAAGAGATTCCACTGCAGCTGTGAGAAAGAGTTTCATGCTTGCTTGAAGGACGTCAACAGTGTTCTATCGAACAAAATAggatttacatattttactaTTTTCGGACCACAATGTTTTCGGGAAGACGACCCGATCATTAATTGTAGCAAAAAAGAACA CGACAGATGTTTGGAATATGAATATGAAAGAAATAAAGAGAAACAATATCAATGGTTTGACGCTCCAATATATTAA